The window CTGGTTCTAAATCTTTTTTAAATGATTTATCACCAGTAAAAGTCTTTACTATAACGGGAAAATAATAACCAAATGTCAAAAGGGCAGATAATATTATAAAAATTAACTGCAAAGTTCTTCCTGATTCTATAGCGGCCATGGCCAAGTACCACTTTGATAAAAATCCCAAAGTAAAAGGTATTCCAACCAAAGACATAGCACATAAAGAAAAGCAAAGAGCTGTAAGCGGCAATTTGTTACTGATTTTTTCTAATCCTTTTATATCTCTAGAGCCAATAAGTTTGATCATCCTGCCTGTAGCTAAAAACAAGCAGCTCTTAGCAAGAGCATGGTTTAATATCTGTAATAATGCTCCTTCAAATCCGTACTGGTTGTTGAAGCCAAGACCCAAAAAAACATAACCCATTTGGGATACACTTGAATAAGCAAGCCTCTTTTTTATATCATTTTGAAAGCCCGCTAAAACAGCCCCAAAAAATACACCAATATTGCCTAAGGCAAGAAGGACCTCCAACAAAATTGAAGTGTATGTATTCATTAGACCAAAGACATCGTTTAGCAGGCGTATTATGACGAAAACATAAATTTTTATCACTAATCCGGATAATAAAGCACTTGATGGTGTAGGAGCGGCAGAGTGGGCATCAGGGAGCCATACGTGCAAAGGAAAGAGAGCTGATTTTAAGCTAAATCCTGATATTGTAAGTACTAAAGATCCAGAAATAATCTTCGGAAATACATCCTTATATTCTAGCAAAACATATTTTAATGTATCATAGTGTAAAAAACCACTGATATTGTATATCAAGATCAGTCCTAGTAATATAGAAGTAGATGCTATAGAACTCAATATAAAATATTTAAGAGCAGCTTTTACAGCTTTCTTTTCATTTTTTATTGATATAATTCCACAAGCAGCAATTGTTGTAATTTCTACAAAAACATATAAATTAAAGAGGTCTCTTGTAAAGATTATACCCAGCATAGCACCAATTAAAATTGAAACTAGCATAAAATAATATGCTGCCCTTTCTTCTCCTATCTCATACTTAAACGACTCAAAGCTAATGAGAATTAATAAGGCGCAGCTCAAAAAAAGAGCAGCCATAAAGACTGAAAGTTTATCAGCATAAAGTTCTATGCCTATAGGAGGTATCCATCCTCCTATCCAGTACCTAATAGGCCCCACCGATTCGACGTAAAAAAATGTCTTACCTGTCAGAAAAAGCAACATAGAATACAAAGCAATACTGAATACGTACAAACATTTAAATTTTTTTCTTAATAGAGATATCAAAAAAGCGTGGCTGAACAGGGAAATTATTAATACAACTAGAATGTGAGTCATTTCCGTTTGTCCCCCAGCTTATAAATATCATCAAGTATCAATCGAGCCGTAAAAATCGTGAATCTTAGTGATGAGCGTAAGAGCGTATGCTGTCTTACTGACCGCAATTACGATTCCTGTTAGGACAAAAGCGGTGGTCAATGGGTTTACATAAATCGGAGGCCCTGGTGTTGATATTGACATAATTGGCACTTTCCCACCCTTTATGTAACCAGAAGCTACTATAAATAGAAAAACAGAGGTATCCATAATATTAATTCCTATAACCTTTTTTATTAAATTAGGACTTGCAAGTATTATATAAAATCCTATGCAAAATAGGGCAAATGCTGCCACATAATAGTAGTTATTTAAAATTCCATATAATATCTTCACTTTTCAACCTCCTCTGGGGTAATAAGGGAAAAGAGTATATACATAGTTCCGAATACTTTAAAGGCTACAGTTGTATTTAATAAAAAGATTGAACCTCCGCTAAAAACAGTGCCAGCAATTCCTGTTG is drawn from Caldanaerovirga acetigignens and contains these coding sequences:
- a CDS encoding complex I subunit 5 family protein, with amino-acid sequence MGPIRYWIGGWIPPIGIELYADKLSVFMAALFLSCALLILISFESFKYEIGEERAAYYFMLVSILIGAMLGIIFTRDLFNLYVFVEITTIAACGIISIKNEKKAVKAALKYFILSSIASTSILLGLILIYNISGFLHYDTLKYVLLEYKDVFPKIISGSLVLTISGFSLKSALFPLHVWLPDAHSAAPTPSSALLSGLVIKIYVFVIIRLLNDVFGLMNTYTSILLEVLLALGNIGVFFGAVLAGFQNDIKKRLAYSSVSQMGYVFLGLGFNNQYGFEGALLQILNHALAKSCLFLATGRMIKLIGSRDIKGLEKISNKLPLTALCFSLCAMSLVGIPFTLGFLSKWYLAMAAIESGRTLQLIFIILSALLTFGYYFPVIVKTFTGDKSFKKDLEPEKTDKGNLISILMFTFIVLFLGIFPGFLLQYL
- a CDS encoding sodium:proton antiporter; protein product: MKILYGILNNYYYVAAFALFCIGFYIILASPNLIKKVIGINIMDTSVFLFIVASGYIKGGKVPIMSISTPGPPIYVNPLTTAFVLTGIVIAVSKTAYALTLITKIHDFYGSIDT